Within the Ochrobactrum sp. Marseille-Q0166 genome, the region CGTTCCTCTCGTTCGTGCGGAAGCTCCGTTCGTTGGAACAGGTATGGAAGCCGTTGTTGCGCGTGATTCCGGTGCCGCTATTGCCGCTCGTCGCGGTGGTATCGTTGATCAGGTTGACGCAACGCGTATCGTTATCCGCGCTACCGAAGACCTCGACCCGTCGAAGTCTGGCGTTGATATCTATCGTTTGCAGAAGTTCCAGCGTTCGAACCAGTCGACCTGTATCAACCAGCGTCCGCTCGTACGCGTTGGCGATCCAATCGGTAAGGGCGATATCATTGCTGATGGTCCGTCGACCGATCTTGGTGATCTGGCTCTTGGTCGTAACGTGCTCGTCGCGTTCATGCCTTGGAACGGTTACAACTACGAAGATTCGATCCTTCTCTCCGAGAAGATCGTGTCTGAAGATGTGTTCACTTCGATCCACATCGAAGAATTCGAAGTTGCTGCTCGCGATACGAAGCTTGGACCTGAGGAAATCACCCGCGATATTCCGAATGTTTCGGAAGAAGCGCTGAAGAACCTCGACGAAGCCGGTATCGTTTACATTGGTGCCGAGGTGCATCCTGGCGACATTCTTGTCGGCAAGATCACACCAAAGGGCGAAAGCCCGATGACACCGGAAGAGAAGCTCCTGCGCGCCATCTTCGGCGAAAAGGCTTCCGACGTCCGTGATACTTCGATGCGTATGCCTCCGGGAACATACGGCACGATCGTTGAAGTTCGTGTATTCAACCGCCACGGCGTTGAAAAAGACGAACGTGCAATGGCGATCGAGCGCGAAGAGATCGAACGTCTCGCCAAGGACCGTGACGACGAACAGGCTATTCTTGACCGTAACGTTTACGGCCGTCTCGTTGATATGATCGATGGTAAGGTTGCAGCTGCTGGACCGAAGGGTTTCAAGAAGGGCACAACCATTACACGTGATCTCATCACGGAGTATCCGCGTTCGCAGTGGTGGCAGTTCGCTGTCGAAGACGAAAAGCAGCAGGGCGAACTCGAAGCTCTTCGCGGCCAGTACGACGAATCCAAGAAGCTCCTCGAAGCACGCTTCATGGATAAGGTCGAGAAGGTACAGCGTGGCGACGAGATGCCTCCGGGCGTCATGAAGATGGTTAAGGTCTTTGTTGCTGTGAAGCGCAAGATCCAGCCAGGCGACAAGATGGCTGGCCGTCACGGCAACAAGGGTGTGGTTTCCCGCATTCTGCCTGTCGAAGACATGCCATTCCTCGAAGACGGTACACATGCTGATATCGTGTTGAACCCGCTTGGTGTTCCAAGCCGTATGAATGTGGGCCAGATTCTGGAAACACATCTTGGCTGGGCATGCGCAGGCATGGGTAAGAAGATCGGTGAGCTGATAGACGTTTACCGCAAAACGGCGAATATACAGCCGCTGCGCGATACTCTGGAGCACATCTATCCGGACAACGACCGCAATGAGCCTGTGCGTTCGTATGATGACGAATCCGTCCTCATGCTGGCAAATCAGGTGAAGCGCGGCGTATCGATCGCAACGCCGGTATTCGACGGTGCGGTTGAAGCTGACATCAATGCGATGTTGACAGATGCAGGCCTCGCGACCTCGGGTCAGTCGACATTGTATGATGGACGTACGGGTGAGCCGTTCGATCGTCAGGTGACCATGGGCTATATTTACATGCTCAAGCTTCATCATCTGGTCGACGACAAGATCCACGCTCGTTCTATCGGACCTTACTCGCTTGTCACCCAGCAGCCGCTCGGTGGTAAGGCGCAGTTCGGTGGTCAGCGCTTCGGTGAAATGGAGGTCTGGGCTCTGGAAGCATACGGTGCAGCTTACACGCTGCAGGAAATGCTTACAGTCAAGTCCGACGACGTTGCAGGCCGTACCAAGGTCTACGAAGCCATCGTTCGTGGCGACGATACGTTCGAAGCTGGTATTCCGGAAAGCTTCAACGTTCTTGTCAAGGAAATGCGCTCGCTCGGCCTTAATGTCGAGTTGGATGACACACGCGACGAGCAGCCGGCACTTCCGGACGCGGCGGAATAAAAAACATCAAGGCGCGCCATGGTATTGCCGTGGCGCGCCCGTAAGGTGTTTCCAGTAAACGTGTAAAGCGGTTTGCGTTAGCGAAATGCCGAACGGAATGTGCAGTTAAAACTGCTTAATACCGCGATTTCTTTTCAAGATGGCAGGGATTTTTGGCCTGTCATTGACGACACACAGGGCGGCGGATCGCCCTCAAGGAGAACGGCATGAACCAAGAGGTCATGAATCTTTTCAATCCTCAGGCTCCGGCACAGACGTTCGATTCCATCAGAATCTCGATTGCCAGCCCTGAGAAGATTCTGTCCTGGTCATACGGCGAGATCAAAAAGCCGGAGACGATCAACTATCGTACGTTCAAGCCTGAACGCGATGGTCTCTTCTGCGCACGTATCTTTGGCCCGATCAAGGATTATGAATGCTTGTGCGGCAAGTACAAGCGTATGAAATACAAAGGCATTATCTGCGAAAAGTGCGGCGTGGAAGTTACACTGTCGCGCGTTCGTCGTGAGCGCATGGGCCATATTGAGCTCGCTGCACCTGTTGCCCATATCTGGTTCCTCAAATCGCTGCCATCGCGTATCGGCACGCTTTTGGACATGACGCTCAAGGATATTGAGCGCGTTCTGTATTTTGAGAACTACATTGTTACCGAACCAGGCTTGACCTCGCTGAAAGAACATCAGCTTCTTTCAGAAGAGGAATACATGATTGCCGTCGATGAATTCGGCGAAGATCAGTTCACAGCCCTTATTGGTGCGGAAGCTATCTTTGAACTTCTGGCCTCAATGGATCTTCCGAACATTGCCGCTGACTTGCGCGTTGATCTGGCGGAAACCACTTCGGAACTGAAGACCAAGAAACTTATGAAGCGCCTCAAGATCGTTGAGAACTTCATGGAATCTGGCAACCGTCCTGAGTGGATGATCATGAAGATCGTTCCGGTTATCCCGCCGGATCTGCGTCCTCTGGTTCCACTTGATGGCGGTCGTTTTGCTACGTCCGATCTCAACGACCTCTACCGTCGCGTGATCAACCGTAACAACCGTCTGAAGCGTCTCATTGAACTGCGCGCTCCTGGCATCATTATCCGTAACGAAAAGCGTATGCTGCAGGAAGCTGTTGACGCGCTGTTCGATAACGGCCGTCGTGGTCGCGTCATTACCGGTGCTAACAAGCGTCCGCTGAAGTCGCTCTCCGACATGCTCAAGGGTAAGCAGGGTCGTTTCCGTCAGAACCTTCTCGGTAAGCGCGTCGACTATTCGGGTCGTTCGGTTATCGTGACTGGTCCTGAGCTGAAGCTTCACCAGTGCGGCCTGCCAAAGAAGATGGCGCTCGAACTGTTCAAGCCATTCATCTACGCTCGTCTTGATGCCAAGGGTTATTCCTCGACCGTTAAGCAGGCGAAGAAGCTGGTTGAAAAAGAACGTCCGGAAGTCTGGGATATTCTTGACGAAGTGATCCGTGAGCATCCGGTTCTGTTGAACCGCGCGCCTACGCTGCACCGTCTTGGTATTCAGGCATTCGAACCTACGCTGATCGAAGGCAAGGCTATTCAGCTGCATCCGCTCGTTTGTACAGCGTTCAACGCTGACTTCGACGGTGACCAGATGGCTGTTCACGTTCCACTGTCGCTTGAAGCTCAGCTTGAAGCACGTGTGTTGATGATGTCGACCAACAACATCCTGCACCCAGCGAACGGCGCACCGATTATCGTTCCTTCACAGGATATGGTTCTGGGTCTCTACTATCTGTCGATCGTGGCAGACAAGGAGCCGGGCGAGGGCATGATGTTTGCCGATATGGGCGAACTTCAACATGCGCTTGAAAATAAGGTTGTCACCCTACACACCAAGATTAAAGGCCGTTTCAAGACGGTTGACGCGGAAGGTAAGCCTGTTTCGAAGGTTTACGACACCACACCTGGCCGCTTGATCATGGGTGAACTTCTGCCGAAGCATCCAAATGTCTCTTTTGACATCTGTAACCAGGAGATGACCAAGAAGAACATCTCCAAGATGATCGACCACGTCTACCGCCATTGCGGTCAGAAAGAGACGGTTATCTTCTGCGATCGTATCATGCAGCTCGGCTTTGCCCATGCATGCCGCGCAGGTATTTCCTTCGGTAAGGATGACATGGTCATTCCTGACTCGAAGGCAAAGATCGTTGCAGAAACCGAAGCCCTGACGACCGAATACGAACAGCAGTACAATGACGGCCTGATCACTCAGGGTGAAAAGTACAACAAGGTTGTGGATGCCTGGGGTAAGGCGACTGACAAGATCACCGAAGAGATGATGGCCCGTATTAAGGCTGTTGAATTCGATCCGGTGACTGGCCGTCAGAAGCAGATGAACTCGGTTTACATGATGTCGCATTCGGGTGCCCGTGGTTCGGTCAACCAGATGCGTCAGCTGGGCGGTATGCGTGGTCTTATGGCCAAGCCGTCGGGCGAAATCATTGAAACCCCGATCATTTCGAACTTCAAGGAAGGCCTGACCGTTAACGAATACTTCAACTCGACACACGGTGCCCGTAAGGGTCTTGCCGATACTGCGTTGAAGACCGCTAACTCGGGTTATTTGACACGCCGTCTCGTGGACGTTGCACAGGATGCGATTATTTCGGAAGTCGATTGCGGCGCCGAAATCGGTCTCACCATGCAGCCAATCGTTGATGCCGGTCAGATCGTTGCTCCAATCGGTCAGCGCGTTCTGGGTCGTACCGCTCTTGATCCGATCATCAATCCGGCAACCGGCGATGTTATCGTCGAAGCCGGTCGCATGATCGAAGAAAAGGACGTTGAAGTCATCGAGAAGGTCGGCATTCAGTCGATCCGTATTCGTTCGGCGCTGACCTGTCAGACGCGCAACGGCGTTTGCGCCAAGTGCTATGGTCGTGACCTTGCACGCGGTACACCGGTTAACCAGGGTGAAGCTGTTGGCGTTATTGCGGCACAGTCGATCGGTGAGCCTGGTACTCAGTTGACGATGCGTACCTTCCACTTGGGCGGTACTGCTCAGGTTGTTGATAGTTCGTATCTTGAAGCTTCGTATGAAGGCACTGTTAAGCTGCGCAACCGCAACGTGGTTCGTAACTCCGATGGCAACCTCGTTGTCATGGGCCGTAACATGGCGGTTTTGATCGTCGATGCTACAGGTAAGGAACGTGCCGTTCACCGTGTAACTTACGGTTCGCGTCTGTTCGTCGATGAAGGTGATACAGTCAAGCGCGGTCAGCGTATTGCGGAGTGGGATCCATACACCCGTCCTATCCTGACCGA harbors:
- the rpoC gene encoding DNA-directed RNA polymerase subunit beta', whose product is MNQEVMNLFNPQAPAQTFDSIRISIASPEKILSWSYGEIKKPETINYRTFKPERDGLFCARIFGPIKDYECLCGKYKRMKYKGIICEKCGVEVTLSRVRRERMGHIELAAPVAHIWFLKSLPSRIGTLLDMTLKDIERVLYFENYIVTEPGLTSLKEHQLLSEEEYMIAVDEFGEDQFTALIGAEAIFELLASMDLPNIAADLRVDLAETTSELKTKKLMKRLKIVENFMESGNRPEWMIMKIVPVIPPDLRPLVPLDGGRFATSDLNDLYRRVINRNNRLKRLIELRAPGIIIRNEKRMLQEAVDALFDNGRRGRVITGANKRPLKSLSDMLKGKQGRFRQNLLGKRVDYSGRSVIVTGPELKLHQCGLPKKMALELFKPFIYARLDAKGYSSTVKQAKKLVEKERPEVWDILDEVIREHPVLLNRAPTLHRLGIQAFEPTLIEGKAIQLHPLVCTAFNADFDGDQMAVHVPLSLEAQLEARVLMMSTNNILHPANGAPIIVPSQDMVLGLYYLSIVADKEPGEGMMFADMGELQHALENKVVTLHTKIKGRFKTVDAEGKPVSKVYDTTPGRLIMGELLPKHPNVSFDICNQEMTKKNISKMIDHVYRHCGQKETVIFCDRIMQLGFAHACRAGISFGKDDMVIPDSKAKIVAETEALTTEYEQQYNDGLITQGEKYNKVVDAWGKATDKITEEMMARIKAVEFDPVTGRQKQMNSVYMMSHSGARGSVNQMRQLGGMRGLMAKPSGEIIETPIISNFKEGLTVNEYFNSTHGARKGLADTALKTANSGYLTRRLVDVAQDAIISEVDCGAEIGLTMQPIVDAGQIVAPIGQRVLGRTALDPIINPATGDVIVEAGRMIEEKDVEVIEKVGIQSIRIRSALTCQTRNGVCAKCYGRDLARGTPVNQGEAVGVIAAQSIGEPGTQLTMRTFHLGGTAQVVDSSYLEASYEGTVKLRNRNVVRNSDGNLVVMGRNMAVLIVDATGKERAVHRVTYGSRLFVDEGDTVKRGQRIAEWDPYTRPILTEVEGYIEFEDLVDGLSVSETADESTGITKRVVIDWRSTPRGADLKPAMVIKDKSGKIAKLSKGGEARFLLSVETILSFEPGAHVNAGDVIARLPMESAKTKDITGGLPRVAELFEARRPKDHAIIAEIDGTVRFGRDYKNKRRIIIEPNDDTIEPVEYLIPKGKPFHLQDGDVIEKGEYILDGNPAPHDILAIKGVEALASYLVNEIQEVYRLQGVLINDKHIEVIVRQMLQKIEITESGDTGYLVGDHVDRIELDEVNDRLIEEGKKPGSGNPVLLGITKASLQTPSFISAASFQETTRVLTEAAVAGKMDTLQGLKENVIVGRLIPAGTGGMTNQIRRIATARDDLIIDERRKSTGSSEANAMLTDMTNNAAE